The Podospora bellae-mahoneyi strain CBS 112042 chromosome 7, whole genome shotgun sequence genomic sequence CAACCGCCCATCGGATGCTGATGCTCCCTTTGATGATGGACAGAGCGGAAGAGCTCCgagtggagggggttgtgccACCACACAACACAAAACGATGTTCAAGTGATGGGTGGtattggaaagggggggggagaagagggtgaggaggaagatggcgattCTCGTGACTGGGCCAATTGGCCAATTGGTCGCTGAGGCCGGGTTGCTGACAATTGCTGAagcatgatgatgagagaaTGCGACGAAAAAGCAGACATGaaagaggagggaagggaagggggaaaatgCCTCATAGACAACAGGTTTCATGCTCGAATAGGGAGAAATGGTTGATCAATGCTGCGTAGAGGTCGCAGGGCCCTGTCCGCACAACGTGGTGGACTATCGTATGTGGCCATGGGCTGAAGCAGTGGTCAGTCAACGGCACACCTGCGTCAGGGCCTGGTCGCCGGCCACGTTTTGATGCTGGAAAGGATCCCgagggtgggatgggagatGGGAGTGAGAGGTAACTGGAAGATGTGACCAATTTCCAGCCAATTTGGGGTGGAAGTTCCGGGACAAGAGTTGCTCTCGCTTCGGCgggcacctcctccccgtccggCCGTGTGTGCCCCCGCATCTGCCCCAGAACAAAGAGCCGGGAGGCCGCCCACGGCGCCAACGAGGCCGGCaccggggggggggggcgcaTGGGGTTTTTGATGGGCTGGTGGAAACAAAGATGCGTTGCCAAGGCCGGCGAATCTGTGCGGATGTCCCTCTTGGGGATCATCGGGTGGATACAGGAGAACGTTGCTCTGCCAAGACTGCGACTAGGGCGTGTAAGTGCGGGTTATTGGGTTGGCTTTTTGCAACTTTGACCGATGGGCCTGTTGATAATTGATCGGTCATGAGATGCAGAGTTGTATAAAAAGAACGCAACAGAAGCTTGTCGTTGTGTGTTTGAAGTGGAGAGACATCCCACATTCCGTGGTTTTCATCGTGGCCGCCCTCGCCCATCATCTCGCCGGCCCAAAGCAGTTACGAAATGGCAACAGTTGCAGGTGCCTTGCATGAATAGGGATGGATCCAGTGGAGGTTGTTTTTTTAGAATTTCACTGAGAGAGCAAGAACAAACCTTGAATTCAGCGAGATCCAAACGAAATAGCCAATGGCAGGACAGGCAAATCTAACCATGGGGGTCTAGAATTTGCCTTTTGACAGCACGGCCGAGGCTGGGGAGCACAGCATATATCAAAAAGGGAGGACATCACAAGCGGCTGCACACAGGGAAGTTTCTTTGGGGGTTTTAAAATATTGGCTATCTTTTGTGCCGAAAAAGgatggcggagaagaaggtctGGAGCAAGCTGGGGCACGGCCGGGCAGGCTCACAGCCGAAGAAATGACCCAGATGTTTGGCTCCCGTGGCTGCTTTCAGACAAAGAAGGGACAGAAGTTTGAGCCTCCATTCGGATATCGTAGGGCTTATTACATAACGTGGAATTCACGAGAAGAAGTTgtggttggtttttttttttttttttttggtttcccGCCACCTTAGAGTCACTTCCTTGTTTCTCACAGGTACTGCGCACAAGTACCTCCATACATGCACGATAGGTTGTGGTACGTACCACTCTACCCCATCCCACGAGGGTGTTCCGTCCGTCCCTTATTCACGTCCCCCTGGTAATTTGTTGCCATACGGTACAAGAGTACATGTTTGGCTGCTGGGAGAAGGCTGTCCTAAAGCGGACCTgttcccttttcccctttcaTTGGACTGATCAAATTCACCGCCCGTACGCGGTGACGAGAGAGGGGTTGCAGCTTGCCGTGCAGAAAGAAGATTGCAGCTTGCTGACGTCTCGGAACTATAAGGCTGCGAGCTTCGATCAGCAAGCAGGCCGTGTTGGTTTGGcccttccatctccttctcaccAACGGCCGGTCGTTGCCTGTCCTCAGGCCTGCGTCTCGCGCCCATACATCTTCTACCTCGGTCATCCAAGGAAGAGATTGGCGAAGAGTGAGAGggccagccagccagtctGGTCTGTCAAAGACTCCTCCATACCCCCATCAGCCGACGGCATTTTTGCCCCCGCTCTGTCCAACCCGGCGAGCTCTTTTTACCTAAACCTTTACCTTTACCTTTACCGTTACCTACCTTTACTTCAAGCCCCAAACCGGAGGGGAAAGCAACGGCACGAACCAGTCACGACACAAATTTTaccctcgccctcaaccCTCTTACATAACCAATAACAAACCGAAACTGGCTCTCTGTGTCACTTCTTCAAGCTCTCCTCAGCCATTACTTGACCGATTCACCATGTCCGATTCAATCCTCCTGACCAAAAAGTCATCATCCGGCACCCTGCTCCTCGGCCACTACTAATATCTTGGAAGAGCCACCCTATCATATCAAAAGCCCCAGGAGCAATTCCCATTTCAGCGATTCACTCGCCTCCCGAGCTCCACTTTTGCAGCACTCCACATCAACGACTTCTTGATTTTCCGCTCGCGCTGCTTCATCCCCCTACCTCTTACTCCCACAGACTTTTCCCCGTCTGTCCCCGACAGAACTCAGcagcgacaacaacaaaaaaccTTGGCAGTTTTGGTCGTTATAACAGGATAGCCCCGGGCTCTGCCCACCAAGACCACAAGGCGCGTTCGCCGCCACTACcatcactgctgctgccctgcCTTTGCTCTTGCATAAGCGCAGTGACTGAAACCACCCGACTCGCTTACCTCTTTGCCCGCTCCAGCACTGCGGCACCCGCCATCAATATTCTCCTACAGCACCGTCCAAGAAGCCCAGCGCTCTTCTCGCATACCTAAACATGTCAACCACCGCCGATGCCAAGCCTCCCTCCACGAGGTCCTCCCAGGCCCCGTCAATCAAGTCGGTCGATATCCCGCCCAGGTCTCCCAACCTGAACGGTCTGACCGAGCAGCCCGCAAAGCCCGTGGAGAAGGCGTCTGTAAAAGACCGTCTGACGCGCATGTTCTCAACCAGAGACGCTGCCTCTCGCGCCGCATCCACCGACGGCAAGCCCACTCCCAGCACCGGCACCCCTGGCAACACTtccccgccgccctcgaggCCCTCGGCCCCAGAACGTAAGGGTTCGGTTGCGTCAGACAAGTCGCCCGCCCCGACCACTGCGACAGCGAGCAAGTCCAAATTGGCAAACGGCAAGGATGGCCACTTGCAGCGCTTCATGCTTCTTCCAGACCCTCCCGGAGGACACGAGCACCACCTCAAGTCGTCGCGTCGCCAGGAGAGGTTAACCGACATGATCAAGGGGCTGCTCGGCCGGAAGTCTGAACCGCAGCATGCGGCGCCTGAGAATGACCTTTCGCTCGTCTCCAACTGGGTCGACAATCTGAAGCGGGAAAAGGAAGGAGGCTCTTCGGCTTCGGACAAGAAGGCGGCGAACGGAGCCGGTGGCTTGGTGGAGAAGTACGGCAAGTGCCAGGAGGTGGTGGGCCGCGGCGCTTTCGGCATCGTAAGAATTTCCCacaagaagatggagaatGGTGTCGGCGAGAAGCTGTTCGCCGTCAAGGAGTTCCGCAGGCGTCCAGAGGAGACCGAAAAGAAGTATAGCAAACGTCTTACGGCCGAGTTCTGCATCTCTTCGTCTCTCCGCCATCCCAACGTCATCCACACGCTGGACCTGGTTAAGGACTCAAAGGGCGACTATTGCGAGGTGATGGAGTTCTGCGCCGGTGGTGATCTTTACACCCTTGTCCTGGCGGCAGGCAAGCTCGAGGTTCAGGAGGCGGACTGCTTCTTCAAGCAGATGATGCGTGGCGTGGAATACATGCACGAGATGGGAGTTGCCCATCGCGATCTGAAGCCAGAAAACTTgcttctcaccaccaacggcgGGCTCAAAATTACGGATTTCGGAAACGGAGAGTGTTTCCGCATGGCCTGGGAGAACGATGCGCACATGGTGTCGGGCTTGTGCGGCTCGGCCCCTTACATTGCTCCAGAGGAGTACATCGACAGGGAATTTGATGCCCGCGCTGTGGACGTCTGGGCTTGCGGTGTCATTTACATGGCTATGCGGACTGGTCGTCACCTCTGGCGtgtggccaagaaggacgaggatgaatTCTATGATCGGTACCTTGAAGGACGGAGGGATGAAGCGGGCTATGGCCCGATAGAGTCGTTGCACAGGGTAAGTGCGATTGTGAACCATTACACTCTTTTGACTCGCATTaacccaccatcccccattTAGGCCCGCTGCAGGAATGTGATTTACTCCATCCTCGACCCAAATCCGTCTAGAAGAATCACAGCCTCGCAAGTCCTCAAATCTGAGTGGGGCCGTGAGATAAAACTGTGCAaggctggtgaagaaggtcTTTAACACGAGCTCCGTCAGGCTGGATCGAAATTGgaatgatgttgttgtttatGTATAAAATAGCATTATCCGAGGGAGAACCACGTCTGGCGGGGCAAACAAAccgaaacaaaaaaacaaaaacaccaaaaaaaaacagaccttttttttcttcttttcttcacttGTTGTTTTTCGACAGAGGATTCATATCAAATACCTATTagttctttcttcttctcttcttcttcttcttcttcttcttcttcttcttcttcttcttcttcttcttatttttctactactactactactaccacAGCGCGCCTCTCATGGCATATCATGAGGCACCTTTCATTCTATTTCACGAAGCGAAATGACGACGACACTCTTACATGGCAAAGCACACACccccaacacacacacacacacacacacacacacacacacacacacacacaaacaagcAAGGTCAAGATTCTCACGAGCAAAGTATTGGAGTTCGGGCGAATGATATAACTTCTTTAACATCATTTTTTTGGCAAACCATCGATTTCTCTTGCAGCCCTTACCATACTAATACTTTTCGCTTCGTTAGGAAGGCtgattctttttcttttctttctttcgTTTGTTCAGAACAGAGGGAATTGGGTTGGCCAGAtctgatttttttttcttgtctgCGTGTGTTCTCTCTTGCGGGCAAAAAGTGGGGtaagggaaggggagggaagaagaggtttgCAGAGGGGGGTTTGAACTAcactatttttttttatagaGTAGTTAGAAGGGAGTAGGAGCACAAGGGGCAGGTGAATactattttttctttttctcttttacaACTTTTGGGGAGAGAAGTtaggtggtgatggatgtgAGAGGCTGGGACATGACAGGCAAGCCGAGGATGGATGATGGCTATTTGAAGATGTTGATAATTTCAGctggtggggatggatgagaaAGAAGGGTTTGAACAGCGAAAAGACCAACacgcggggggagggggattgcATTTTTCACGACAGACTACCACCATTTTATATTACAGTTTTCAAGCGCGGCGTAGGCAGGCGGGCGGGCGGTTGTTTATGCTTTtctggagaggttggcaaAGCGTTCGTTTTATCTGGGAAGGAACATATTTAAGTATAGTAATGTATACATGATACAATACACAGTCACGTTTGATGTACTCTTCTCATCATACTCACCAACACAGCTCGCTCTTGAAGAGTACAGACGCCCACACAGATCAGAGGAGGTTCTGCATGAATACAcccacaacccaacccacaacAGCCCAAATATTACTGAGGCAACTAACCAACCCACTCACTTCTGCAAGAGAAAGCAAAAGAACCTGAGCCAAGACGAAAACGAAAACTGCCGTCCCTGCCACAGTTGGTTGAATTTCGGGAtgtgggagggagaagaatgACCCTATGGAATGTCTTGGCTGACGTTTTCGTGGGATCGTGATaattgggggggagggagagggagggttcgGGATGTCGGATCGGATGTCggcatctttttttttttttcaaggCCGCGTGGATCAAGGTCCAGGGtctcgtctcctcctttgcTTTGGGTTGGACACTTAATCTCGCATGGGGCATCGcgtgggttgggtttgaatgggggggggttttgtgAAGAGATAAGTGTCCGTGGTTTGGTTCCTTGTGAGGGGGTTCAAAATGGGGCGGGTGATGGTCAGGTACGGGCAGTTCATGGTGCGATCTCCATCAATAGCGGCGGGTGGGTGGATGAAAGAATGGAAGGAGACAAAAGTCTTCTAAAAGGGCTTTTTTTCATTCAGGGGTAAGAGTGAGGGGAGATGGGAAAGGGTTCCTCTCTCTTTAGTACGGGGCGTGCTGTTGTCTTCATTCTTGATGGGGGTACGGTGCCTCAACACCATGTTTCTCTGGCAAGATGGTGGATAGCCAACAGTGTGGCTTAACGGGCTGAGCTACATGGTCCATTTCCAAATGATGAAATGCGGGATATCCCGTAGATCTCATGATATTATCTCGATTGTTACGCCCCCTCCCCGCGGGATTGGAGTTTCTCGTATGCGATCACTTGGAATGCAACAGCTGCTGTGCTCATGAACGATTATGTGTCACGGAAAAAAATGCATGAATGAAGGCCCAGAACAAAAGGgttttcctctctctctctctctctctctctctctctctctctctctctctctctctctctctctctcttatATCCCCCTTTTGACCGCCGTGGAATATCTATCTCACTAGTCAGTCATGTTTGACTGAATGATAGATGTCGTAAAGAAGTCCAGAGCGAAATTGAAATCTCTTTTGCATCATCAAAtccacaaccctcccaaTTTCTCACCACCGTGTGGATCATCTTGACGTCTCACAAACTAGAACCCCTTTCTCTGCCGCCACCCGCCCGCCTGGCACCCGCCCGCCTGGCACCCGGtacaccccttcccccaatcTATCTCTACTATTTATACCATATCCGTCGTAACCAAAAGACGTCACTCACTCGCACAAACCTTTCTTAGGGGAGTCGTACAAGCTCGTGTACTTAATGTAGACAGCCGACCCGATTTCACATCCGTCTTTTTGTCCTTCCGTAATACTACGTGGAACATCATCTCTCGGTACCTACTCAAGCGCGTCCACCCTCCCTTCATTGTCGTGTATCAGTATAGCATCTCTTCAACATACACTTCCCGCTGAACCATGGACCAACTCTCCATGCTCCTgcgctgaagaagatgagaagAAACACTTGCTTGCATATTTCAAGGATAAGATTATACCACAAGCAAAATACACAGAAGCGTCTAGAaagacagcaacagcagacaAGCACAGCCGGTAAATATTTCACTTCTATTAAATACCTTACTAGATCAATAGTCGACAGAATTCCACGAGGCAGCAGGTAGGTAGTATTGACTGTACATATATCTCTCCTCCatgtacacacacacacacacacacacacacacacacacacacacacacacacacacacacacacacacacagacagacagaaaTACATCCCCTTAAAACCCATAGATAGGTTCTTTCATATCATCATTATTAAGCCCCCCCTTATAACCCtgaacctcaacctcctcacccggAGAACAGAGCCATTGTCCAATGCCCTCCCCATGCCTTTCAACAGACAAGTAAATATAATCAAACTCAGCAAATCCCTTCTTGACTAGTACAGTGCGCGTTCAAGTAAAGACCACTGGCAAATCACAAAAGCAAAAACCGGCAACTGCCCAAAATATCAACAAACATATGCCATTTTCAAACCGCACATCGAAATCGTTCTTCGCACAACAAAAGTAAACAGAGAGAACCTCAACATTCAGTTGTCTGCGTGCATAGTAGAGAAACCACCCCAATAGGCAAATAAATAAACCAGAATAACCCCCCCTTAAAAAATacgccagccagcagcacccCCCCGAAAtatcccatcccatttcATACCAATCCATTTCATCCTCCAACTATCCCAGTTATTTtatttcctcttcctcctcctcctcctcctcttcctcctcctcctcctcttcccccacccccctttctcctccaCATAATCAAACAAATTTCCCCTTCCATCCCCTCGAAAataaacccccaaaaccccaagcTCCAAACCCCAGAAACCAGCCCCGCCAGCCCAGATATATCAAAATCCAAAAATATCGAATCGTAAGAGGTAGTAGTGTAGTAGTAAAATTAATCACATCACAACAAAataacccctccccccaccagaGCCTCATGAGTGAAACAGATCCCAAGCTCTCTCACACAGCTTCAAAAACTCttccctcttcgccctctGCGTGTCAGGCGagtccctccccccctcaaacgGCCCCGTCCTCCTGCTCGACCCCGGCGCGTGCGGCGCAGGTCTGCTCCCGTTCCCCCCCAGCGGCGGGCTGCCGTCCTCGTACTCGGCCCGGCTTCTCTTGGCGGGCGGCGCGTGGCTCGGGACGAcattgttgctgctgatgctccGACTCGCGTCAGCATACTGCGGTATCCCGTCATATCTCGAGTCTCGCgagtgttgttgctgctgctgctgcgggtACTGGTgcggggacggtggtgtggggggttgctgctggttgcCTGCGTAGTGTACTAACTTGGGTAAAAGTTCCGGTCTGCCGCCTGCCAGTTCCACCTGGGCTTCCTCGGCCGACTTGTACTCCCTCGGCCGGCCTGGGGTGGacgcttgctgctgctgaggtgGCGGGTGGTGCGGCGACGCAAGAGGGGCGCGGTTCTGGTTGGCAAAGAGCGCGTGGCCGCTGGATTCTGGGTGTCCGGAAAGGTTCTGTCCAAAAACGTCGGCGATGGGCGGGAGGCGATTGTTCGTTTGCTGGGCTGGTACGTGGTGAATGTGCGAGTTCCTGGCCAGGTTCGAGggctggttggtgatgtgtcgCGTTAGCGGGTGCGGGTTGTGTCTCCCTGTGAAGGTCTGGCCCAGTGGCGCGGATTGGATCACGCGCTCGTTCGCAAACTGCTCGTGCGACGGCGCAACGATGCTCAGACCTGGCGGAGGCCCACGCTTGCGGGCAAAACCAGGTGTCTTTGCGGTAAATTGGCCTCCGTCCTTGTCGGCGGGACCGTCGCCCTTGGCCGACTGCTGCTGTAACCTCTGCTCGATAATCTGCCTCTGGTGTTCCCTGACGCTCATGCTGCGCTGCAGCTGCTCCTTCATGACTGGGTCCTGGGTTACGAAGCCGGGTGACAGGCAGGCCAGACCAACTTCCTGGATGCCCAGGCCGTCTCTGGCAGTCAGGGGCCGTCCTGTGGCGGGTGAGACAATGTTAGTCGTGTTCTTGGAGAGATCGAGCTTCCTCGGCCGGTGACGGGCTGTGGGCAAATCGGGCGATCCAGGCTCCTTCTTGACGATGATTTTGGGGCCTTCTCTGCTTCGAGATCTGTGCGTGGTGCGACGGGACGGGTTAGTAACGTTGCCCCAAATGAAACAAGAGACCCAGGGCTGATGGGCGCAGCGCAGCagctggaaaggggggttggagagcaAAACTTACGCGCTGGGTGGAGAGGACTTGTGAGCGGTGGGAGCGGCGCCTACACCCTTTGGGCTGCCGCTACCAGTGCgtgctggcgctggcgctggcgcgTTCGGGTTTGCGGAcatgggtggaggaggaggaatcgACTGTGTTGGCCTCTGGGCGCTGGGAgatgtggtgatgtcgtTGCCAAAAGAAGGCCTGTCGTGAGGAGCCGGTGAAGGGGCCATTGCGACTGCGGTGCTCATGATGAGTTGTGTAGCGGTGGCGCGTTGCAGGCAATTCGAGGATTTGGAAGCGGGTTTGGAAAAACCGATCACTCAGATTTCCCCGAAAATTGGGGGGCAGGACCTAAccgggggtgggtgggtgtgtgtgtgtgtgtgtgagggCGATCCGAATCGAGAGTGTGTGTGGATGGATGAATGGGTTGAAGCGAGGAAGTGCGGCGGGAAAGAGGCGTCGAGTCGAGACCACGAATTGGATACTCGGTACTCTGTCTCCTTTTTCTTGGATTAATTGTGTGTCGGCCAGAAGAAAACCGGGCGcttctttctccctctccgcctgcgTTGCGCTGTGcttgtgctgtgctgtgcaatgtgtgctgtgctgtgctggtAGGTGCTGTGCGTCGGCGTGTTGCTGCAACCAAATGCTGCAGTTGCTGCACCTTCCTTTTTTTGGCAATGCACGTCGTAAAAGGGAaagacgacaccaccacccaagacTTTTTGACGGGCGCTTGCGCTGGATTGGACCTTTGCTGGGATTCGTTGGATTGCTTCGGCCCGGACGTAGATAGTCGTTCCTGTTCTTCTCTAATTCCAATTCCAATTCCAGCTATTCCACCTGCTTAATCTCTTCCTTCGTCCCGTCTTCCTTGTTCCTTTGGGGGAGTCGGCCGATATATAGATGACCAACAAGACTAAATTATTGCGCCGCAGAGAAGCGGGCACGGGGGATTCGGTGGTGCTGTGTTGGATGACGGAGTGAccggggatgggttggatggTATTACAGCTACACGCCACAACTGAGGAGGCCAAGAGTGCGGTAGCAAGAGTatgaaaaacaaaaaaaaaaaacagaaaaaagacTTGAGCAAAACAAAGTGCGATCGAGGGTTATTTTGTTTCGGAGacgagaagagagagagagagagaggagagagggaaTGTGTGTGAAATAATAataagggggaggggtactGTTTCTAGTTTCTGGCgcgggggaagggaggagggatgatgatgggatggaaaagGATGAGGGGCTGTCTGTGAGACGGCGGCGGGATTCTTTTTAGGGGAACACAACTCGCATGGCCGGAGCTACACTACGCAGGTAAAAGGGCCAGTTCTGCCAGTCGTATAAGCGTGAACCGGGGGGCGTCTGGTATTAAAGGAGACGACGCAGACACGGTGATGCAAGTTGTGTGTGAGGTCTGTGGCTACTCCCTTGGTCACAGGTGGTCAGCCAGAGCGAGCTCTGATGGACGATGACCGTCAGTGGCTCTAGTGTTTGAGATTCGACGTCGTGGAGCACCAAGTGGAGGCCCATGTTGGCGAGGGGCGGGGCTTGGTTTGAATCTGATCGACTGGGAAGTGCCCCCGAAAAACTAGCCCTGTCCCGTATCAAAAAAGACCTGCTGAAGAGAGAGGTCAAAAAGTAAAAGGCCCATCTGGAGTTTCCCTATCTTCTACGTTTGACTCATGTGTTCACTCTCCTGTGGGCCCGCAATAAGTCCCTCGGACAGTacgagttttttttttcattaaAAGCTCTTGAGGTTGTTTTGGATTGAAAGTGGAGGCACTCGTTATTGGCAGAAACACGGAGTCCACTGTTTCCTCTTTGGACCCCTGTCAGACTTCCCAGCAGCCATGACAGTGTCGCCTGAAACTCGTCTGTGCTGCAAGGAGGGGCGCAGCTTTATCAACCGAGAGCAACGTCCTCCCGTCTTTTTCCCCGTAGTGCTGCATCTCTAGGCCCTGTAGGTGCGGTTCATGATCATCAACAAACACGATAGAAATAGCTTCAAAAGATCGGCTCTCTGCTCATCAGGATCCCTCATGTTGCGGCAGCCTAGTAGAGGACAAACTGCCTCATGACTATGGGCTTTGATTGGGTCTCACGTCTCCTCCCAATCAAGGAATCTCTgaagactttttttttcaaacCAACTGAGACAAGGTCCAGATGGAAAGGACCTCTACGGAGTATGTGAGAGTGTGATATCGTGGGCTATAGTGAGGTATACTAGCGTGATCTTTTTCCCGCTCCGGGAACCATAGAAAGGATGACTTCGGATCTCTCCCACATGGCTGCTGCGCGGAACAAAGGCGACCGACTGATGGTGGGATGTCAGTTCAGAGGCGGCCAGATATCCGGAAGAGCCCATCGCCTGCTTCAGAGATATTGAACCGGGTGATGCTTATAAAAGATGCAACTATACAAAGTTAACGTGAGAATACGAGAGGTTGGAAAAGAGGAATGAGACCGCATTCGTTTCCTTGGTGCTTGAGACTCTTCTAAATCAGGTCAGCACATCACACATTCCggacaccatcaccaaccagaTGTTGGGTCTGGCTGGGTATTTGTTTGGTGgctgcaacagcagcagcaagacggtGGTCTATTGAACCTCACCAGCGCTCCACCCAGGCTGCGACACCTGCGTTCTGGTGGGGACCCCTGAAGTTGGTGAGCCTTGTGGGTGGGTTGTGTGGGTTTTTTCGTCCATGATCGTCCACTGTGTTTTGC encodes the following:
- the SAT4 gene encoding serine/threonine-protein kinase HAL4/sat4 (EggNog:ENOG503NV7I; COG:D) gives rise to the protein MSTTADAKPPSTRSSQAPSIKSVDIPPRSPNLNGLTEQPAKPVEKASVKDRLTRMFSTRDAASRAASTDGKPTPSTGTPGNTSPPPSRPSAPERKGSVASDKSPAPTTATASKSKLANGKDGHLQRFMLLPDPPGGHEHHLKSSRRQERLTDMIKGLLGRKSEPQHAAPENDLSLVSNWVDNLKREKEGGSSASDKKAANGAGGLVEKYGKCQEVVGRGAFGIVRISHKKMENGVGEKLFAVKEFRRRPEETEKKYSKRLTAEFCISSSLRHPNVIHTLDLVKDSKGDYCEVMEFCAGGDLYTLVLAAGKLEVQEADCFFKQMMRGVEYMHEMGVAHRDLKPENLLLTTNGGLKITDFGNGECFRMAWENDAHMVSGLCGSAPYIAPEEYIDREFDARAVDVWACGVIYMAMRTGRHLWRVAKKDEDEFYDRYLEGRRDEAGYGPIESLHRARCRNVIYSILDPNPSRRITASQVLKSEWGREIKLCKAGEEGL
- a CDS encoding hypothetical protein (EggNog:ENOG503P046), which translates into the protein MSTAVAMAPSPAPHDRPSFGNDITTSPSAQRPTQSIPPPPPMSANPNAPAPAPARTGSGSPKGVGAAPTAHKSSPPSASRSREGPKIIVKKEPGSPDLPTARHRPRKLDLSKNTTNIVSPATGRPLTARDGLGIQEVGLACLSPGFVTQDPVMKEQLQRSMSVREHQRQIIEQRLQQQSAKGDGPADKDGGQFTAKTPGFARKRGPPPGLSIVAPSHEQFANERVIQSAPLGQTFTGRHNPHPLTRHITNQPSNLARNSHIHHVPAQQTNNRLPPIADVFGQNLSGHPESSGHALFANQNRAPLASPHHPPPQQQQASTPGRPREYKSAEEAQVELAGGRPELLPKLVHYAGNQQQPPTPPSPHQYPQQQQQQHSRDSRYDGIPQYADASRSISSNNVVPSHAPPAKRSRAEYEDGSPPLGGNGSRPAPHAPGSSRRTGPFEGGRDSPDTQRAKREEFLKLCERAWDLFHS